A section of the Pimelobacter simplex genome encodes:
- a CDS encoding ABC transporter substrate-binding protein, with protein MLKRKLALPLAGLLAGALLAGCGSSDDAADKNTVKVAISAKLEAFAPLLVGMELGSYADQDLDVEIVTAAPSDAMVLLATGEVDAVFSAPSAAFFNAVSGGSPIKIVAPGMFPPPNSRSGLWVNKDLAPNGTFDPAKLRGETVATAVGTGAPVSMVLEEELERSGVSAGDVKFQTMGATDILVALESGAVKAGWLSDPVWLEAEKSDDLAFAFGQPDDITMGAVLFGPNLLEKDRDKGKRLLAGMRSAVADHLQGAYHDDADVRAALVKQLEISEDQLDKLPELVFPPDLAYPAGLTDRYQATYARQKGVLVYSDPLPEDEVIDADLAK; from the coding sequence GTGTTGAAACGAAAACTCGCCCTGCCCCTCGCCGGGCTGCTCGCCGGCGCCCTGCTCGCCGGATGCGGCTCGTCCGACGACGCCGCCGACAAGAACACCGTCAAGGTCGCCATCTCCGCCAAGCTGGAGGCGTTCGCGCCGCTGCTGGTCGGCATGGAGCTCGGCAGCTACGCCGACCAGGACCTCGACGTCGAGATCGTCACCGCCGCGCCCAGCGACGCGATGGTGCTGCTCGCCACGGGCGAGGTGGACGCCGTCTTCAGCGCGCCGAGCGCGGCGTTCTTCAACGCCGTCTCCGGCGGTTCCCCCATCAAGATCGTGGCGCCGGGCATGTTCCCGCCCCCGAACAGCCGCTCCGGGCTGTGGGTCAACAAGGACCTCGCGCCGAACGGCACCTTCGACCCCGCGAAGCTGCGCGGCGAGACGGTCGCGACCGCCGTCGGCACCGGTGCTCCGGTCTCGATGGTGCTGGAGGAGGAGCTGGAGCGCAGCGGCGTCTCCGCCGGGGACGTGAAGTTCCAGACCATGGGCGCCACCGACATCCTCGTCGCCCTGGAGAGCGGTGCGGTCAAGGCTGGATGGCTCTCCGACCCGGTCTGGCTCGAGGCGGAGAAGTCCGACGACCTCGCCTTCGCGTTCGGCCAGCCCGACGACATCACCATGGGTGCGGTGCTCTTCGGCCCCAACCTGCTGGAGAAGGACCGCGACAAGGGCAAGCGCCTCCTCGCAGGCATGCGCAGCGCCGTCGCCGACCACCTCCAGGGCGCGTACCACGACGACGCCGACGTCCGGGCGGCGCTGGTCAAGCAGCTGGAGATCTCCGAGGACCAGCTCGACAAGCTGCCCGAGCTCGTCTTCCCGCCCGACCTGGCCTACCCGGCCGGGCTCACCGACCGCTACCAGGCGACGTACGCCCGGCAGAAGGGCGTGCTGGTCTACTCCGACCCGCTCCCCGAGGACGAGGTCATCGACGCCGACCTCGCGAAGTAG
- a CDS encoding CaiB/BaiF CoA transferase family protein has product MTPTSLLDGIRVVECTLLEPGALAMTLGDLGADVIKVEPPGGDYIRRLGWPIVEGHSLLHWHVNRGKRSIRLDLRAPGGPEVFLDLVEGADVVVEGMRPGALERRGLGYDRLREVNPAIVLCSLSGFGIDGPYRDLPSHGVGFDAWAGLAAPAVDEQGFTYIPEHTGTGTKVGPLWGALAAVSAVLRARRTGVGCHLDISQSDAAAFSNWLPIEGHRAYERPEPEVTGNPADGGARRRPGPGGMEEAVRYQYYRSADGHVLFQASEQEFWRNFCLACDRMDLFAGREGRQYGDHATGDRDLRAELQDLFATRTTAAWVELGLAIDCPIAPVNDASGIGRDPQFAHRMPWWPAAEHGADLLPTPVNVIGEQRRPPRRAPEVGADTEEVLAELGYGGDRVASLRRSGVI; this is encoded by the coding sequence GTGACCCCCACCTCCCTGCTCGACGGCATCCGCGTCGTCGAGTGCACCCTGCTGGAGCCCGGCGCGCTGGCCATGACCCTGGGCGACCTCGGCGCCGACGTGATCAAGGTCGAGCCCCCGGGCGGCGACTACATCCGCCGGCTCGGCTGGCCGATCGTCGAGGGCCACTCGCTGCTGCACTGGCACGTCAACCGGGGCAAGCGCTCGATCCGGCTCGATCTCCGCGCCCCGGGCGGTCCCGAGGTGTTCCTCGACCTGGTCGAGGGCGCCGACGTCGTCGTCGAGGGCATGCGGCCCGGAGCGCTGGAGCGCCGCGGCCTCGGCTACGACCGGCTCCGCGAGGTCAACCCCGCGATCGTGCTGTGCTCGCTGTCGGGCTTCGGCATCGACGGCCCCTACCGCGACCTGCCCTCGCACGGCGTCGGCTTCGACGCCTGGGCCGGGCTGGCCGCGCCCGCGGTCGACGAGCAGGGGTTCACCTACATCCCCGAGCACACGGGCACCGGCACCAAGGTCGGGCCGCTGTGGGGCGCGCTCGCGGCGGTGTCCGCGGTGCTGCGGGCACGTCGTACCGGGGTGGGGTGCCATCTCGACATCTCCCAGAGCGACGCCGCGGCGTTCAGCAACTGGCTGCCGATCGAGGGCCACCGGGCGTACGAGCGCCCCGAGCCCGAGGTGACCGGCAACCCGGCCGACGGCGGCGCCCGGCGCCGCCCCGGACCGGGCGGGATGGAGGAGGCCGTGCGCTACCAGTACTACCGGTCGGCCGACGGGCACGTGCTCTTCCAGGCCTCCGAGCAGGAGTTCTGGCGCAACTTCTGCCTCGCCTGCGACCGGATGGACCTCTTCGCGGGCCGCGAGGGCCGGCAGTACGGCGACCACGCCACCGGCGACCGGGACCTGCGCGCCGAGCTGCAGGACCTGTTCGCCACCCGCACCACCGCCGCCTGGGTCGAGCTCGGCCTCGCCATCGACTGCCCCATCGCGCCGGTCAACGACGCCTCCGGGATCGGCCGTGACCCCCAGTTCGCGCACCGGATGCCCTGGTGGCCGGCCGCCGAGCACGGCGCCGACCTGCTGCCCACCCCGGTCAACGTCATCGGCGAGCAGCGTCGTCCACCCCGGCGGGCGCCCGAGGTCGGTGCGGACACCGAGGAGGTGCTCGCCGAGCTCGGGTACGGCGGCGACCGGGTAGCCTCGCTGCGCCGATCCGGCGTCATCTAG
- a CDS encoding SDR family NAD(P)-dependent oxidoreductase gives MPHPKDHRVAVVTGASRGLGKGIALALGEAGYVVYVTGRTVDPAAHDLGGTVGETARAVTERGGTGIAIACDHRDDDAVAALVAQVRAEHGVLDVLVNNAFAVPDEVTAGGGFWEKPLDAVMMFDVGLRSTYTTTWHAAPLLLASAERAPLVVNISGFGATCYLHGPAYGAVKAGVDKMTHDMGVDLAGTGVSVVALWPGLLRTERTMRVVDGDPDLYRDSLPIMEHPELTGRAIAALDADPALKRERSGQALIGAELAVALGVTDVDGRTPVSRRALLGGPAGYSDAIVR, from the coding sequence GTGCCGCACCCGAAGGACCACCGCGTCGCCGTCGTCACCGGAGCGAGCCGCGGGCTCGGCAAGGGCATCGCGCTCGCCCTCGGCGAGGCCGGGTACGTCGTCTACGTCACCGGCCGCACCGTCGACCCCGCCGCGCACGACCTCGGCGGCACCGTCGGCGAGACCGCCCGTGCCGTCACCGAGCGCGGCGGGACCGGCATCGCCATCGCCTGCGACCACCGCGACGACGACGCCGTCGCGGCGCTCGTCGCCCAGGTCCGCGCGGAGCACGGCGTGCTCGACGTCCTGGTCAACAACGCGTTCGCGGTGCCCGACGAGGTGACCGCGGGCGGCGGGTTCTGGGAGAAGCCGCTCGACGCGGTGATGATGTTCGACGTCGGGCTGCGCTCGACGTACACGACGACCTGGCACGCCGCTCCCCTGCTGCTCGCGTCGGCCGAGCGCGCGCCACTGGTCGTCAACATCTCCGGCTTCGGTGCGACCTGCTACCTGCACGGGCCGGCGTACGGCGCGGTCAAGGCGGGCGTGGACAAGATGACCCACGACATGGGCGTCGACCTCGCCGGGACCGGCGTCAGCGTCGTCGCGCTGTGGCCGGGCCTGCTGCGCACCGAGCGCACGATGCGCGTCGTCGACGGCGATCCGGACCTCTACCGCGACTCGCTGCCGATCATGGAGCACCCCGAGCTCACCGGCCGGGCGATCGCGGCACTCGACGCCGACCCGGCGCTCAAGCGGGAGCGGTCGGGCCAGGCGCTGATCGGTGCCGAGCTCGCGGTCGCGCTGGGCGTCACCGACGTCGACGGCCGCACGCCGGTGTCGCGCCGGGCGCTGCTGGGCGGGCCGGCGGGCTACAGCGACGCGATCGTCCGCTAG
- a CDS encoding alpha/beta hydrolase, whose protein sequence is MSLTGPVFLDGVIALTVAAFVAVVVLWPRLTRRTPWHVAGRATALLIVNVMVLLTAATQLNATYLFFASWADLHGALTGHQAQTSLDRGGVASRTPDLAAAGQAAPVAPDPQPPPNPTAGPDGLTPYVVHGSASGLTGTVLVQLPPGYSSSSAGTRYPVLEALHGYPSEPLNWIQVFDLPRVIDQEAGAQHLRAPLLVMPEVEIPRGVDTEGVNGPAGQPQVETWLTQDVPAWLGQHFRVIADRDAWATIGYSAGGFDAAMAAVLHPAQYGAGIVLGGYFRPEFGPFYDPFRADSPLGRRYDLVRAVADRPPPVALWLETSHADHLSYRSSAQFLRAVRAPTAVHAVILQNAGHRDSVWIGLLPAALRWLGQDVRGFSPGAASPPPAAPRR, encoded by the coding sequence ATGTCACTCACCGGACCGGTCTTCCTCGACGGGGTCATCGCGCTGACCGTCGCGGCCTTCGTCGCCGTGGTCGTGCTGTGGCCCCGCCTGACCCGGCGCACGCCCTGGCACGTCGCGGGGCGCGCGACGGCCCTGCTCATCGTCAACGTGATGGTGCTGCTGACGGCGGCGACCCAGCTCAACGCGACGTACCTGTTCTTCGCGAGCTGGGCCGACCTCCACGGCGCGCTCACCGGTCACCAGGCGCAGACCTCGCTCGACCGGGGCGGGGTGGCGAGCCGGACGCCCGACCTCGCCGCTGCCGGCCAGGCCGCCCCCGTGGCGCCGGATCCCCAGCCGCCGCCCAACCCAACGGCTGGCCCCGACGGCCTGACCCCGTATGTCGTGCACGGCTCCGCGAGCGGCCTGACCGGCACCGTCCTCGTCCAGCTCCCGCCGGGCTACTCCTCGTCCTCGGCCGGCACGCGCTACCCCGTGCTGGAGGCCCTGCACGGCTACCCGAGCGAGCCGCTCAACTGGATCCAGGTCTTCGACCTCCCCCGGGTGATCGACCAGGAGGCCGGCGCCCAGCACCTGCGGGCGCCGCTGCTGGTGATGCCCGAGGTCGAGATCCCGCGTGGCGTCGACACCGAGGGCGTCAACGGGCCGGCCGGGCAGCCGCAGGTCGAGACCTGGCTGACGCAGGACGTCCCGGCCTGGCTCGGCCAGCACTTCCGGGTGATCGCCGACCGCGACGCCTGGGCCACGATCGGCTACTCCGCCGGCGGCTTCGACGCCGCCATGGCCGCCGTCCTGCACCCCGCCCAGTACGGCGCCGGGATCGTGCTCGGCGGCTACTTCCGCCCCGAGTTCGGGCCGTTCTACGACCCGTTCCGCGCCGACAGCCCGCTCGGGCGGCGCTACGACCTCGTCCGCGCGGTCGCCGACCGGCCGCCGCCGGTGGCGCTGTGGCTGGAGACCTCGCACGCCGACCACCTCAGCTATCGCTCCAGCGCGCAGTTCCTGCGCGCGGTGCGTGCGCCGACCGCCGTGCACGCGGTCATCCTGCAGAACGCCGGGCACCGCGACTCGGTGTGGATCGGGCTGCTGCCGGCCGCGCTGCGCTGGCTGGGCCAGGACGTGCGGGGGTTCAGCCCAGGCGCGGCGTCCCCGCCGCCAGCAGCGCCCCGGCGATGA
- a CDS encoding SGNH/GDSL hydrolase family protein: protein MAEPVGRARRTLSRAPLALVVVVGLPLLVLLGAGPTPPALDAARLSTTAGAPGGHEVLALGDSVPSGYACDCAPFPVTYGARLGARTGSQVTVDNEAVDGSDTADLIDELGTLALQEAVRRSDIVLLTIGANDFGDHLDDVVDGACTAAEGDCVADELATLGRNLDTVLDTIRSLRAGRPTTVLVTGYWNVFEDGEVGLDAYGAAGLDNARTLTRRANAVISDAVTAAGAQYVDLFGPFQDAGRDITSLIADDGDHPDAAGHDVIAGALLAAGTPRLG from the coding sequence GTGGCTGAGCCCGTGGGGCGGGCCCGCCGTACGCTCTCGCGCGCGCCCCTGGCCCTCGTCGTGGTCGTGGGCCTGCCCCTGCTCGTCCTGCTGGGGGCCGGGCCGACCCCGCCGGCGCTCGACGCGGCCCGGTTGTCCACCACGGCCGGTGCGCCGGGCGGCCACGAGGTGCTGGCGCTGGGGGACTCGGTGCCGTCCGGGTACGCCTGCGACTGCGCGCCCTTCCCGGTCACCTACGGCGCCCGCCTCGGCGCCCGGACCGGCAGTCAGGTCACGGTCGACAACGAGGCCGTCGACGGCAGCGACACCGCCGACCTGATCGATGAGCTGGGCACCCTGGCGCTGCAGGAGGCGGTGCGCCGCTCCGACATCGTGCTGCTGACGATCGGCGCCAACGACTTCGGCGACCACCTCGACGACGTCGTCGACGGCGCGTGCACCGCCGCCGAGGGCGATTGCGTCGCCGACGAGCTCGCCACCCTGGGCCGGAACCTCGACACCGTGCTCGACACGATCCGGTCCCTGCGCGCGGGCCGGCCCACGACCGTCCTGGTCACCGGCTACTGGAACGTCTTCGAGGACGGCGAGGTCGGCCTGGACGCCTACGGCGCCGCCGGCCTCGACAACGCCCGCACGCTCACCCGCCGGGCGAACGCGGTGATCAGCGACGCGGTGACCGCTGCGGGAGCCCAGTACGTCGACCTGTTCGGGCCGTTCCAGGACGCCGGGCGCGACATCACCTCACTCATCGCGGACGACGGCGACCATCCCGACGCCGCCGGCCACGACGTCATCGCCGGGGCGCTGCTGGCGGCGGGGACGCCGCGCCTGGGCTGA
- the zwf gene encoding glucose-6-phosphate dehydrogenase encodes MAPKTQKPVTVVLFGATGDLARRKLLPGMLHLFETGLLPQLQIIGTSLDEHTTESFVQFVHEAVMEFSGDDGDMAAWPEFSQLLHWAPGAEGPAGLRAAVEKAESTWDGDRIRLHYLSVPPKAALAVVKTLDDADLAAGSRIIMEKPFGVDLASAQRLNAELHKTFDESQIYRIDHFLGKEAAQNILAFRFANGLFEPIWHRNNIDHVQIDVPEELGLEQRANFYESTGAYRDMVVTHLFQVLAFTAMEPPTSLDPSAINDEKNKVFRSLLPIDPANVVRGQYEGYRDIEGVAPESETETFIALKCYIDNWRWAGVPFYLRTGKRLAEGARIISIAFKEPPRSMFPHNSGVGDHGPDHLTFDLADKAKMSLSFYGKRPGPGMKLDKLSMQFAMTDTTWAGSVLEAYERLIYDAARGDQTLFTSAAGIERLWEVSAPLLDNPPVVRPYRQGSWGPNQIHQLIAPYAWRLPFERQWRNPNAMGG; translated from the coding sequence ATGGCACCGAAGACCCAGAAGCCGGTGACGGTCGTGCTGTTCGGCGCGACCGGCGACCTCGCGCGGCGCAAGCTCCTGCCCGGGATGCTGCACCTGTTCGAGACCGGGCTGCTGCCGCAGCTGCAGATCATCGGCACCTCCCTCGACGAGCACACGACCGAGTCCTTCGTGCAGTTCGTGCACGAGGCGGTCATGGAGTTCTCCGGGGACGACGGCGACATGGCGGCGTGGCCGGAGTTCTCCCAGCTCCTGCACTGGGCGCCCGGTGCCGAGGGGCCGGCCGGGTTGCGGGCGGCGGTCGAGAAGGCCGAGTCCACCTGGGACGGCGACCGGATCCGCCTGCACTACCTGAGCGTGCCGCCCAAGGCGGCGCTCGCGGTGGTCAAGACGCTCGACGACGCCGACCTCGCGGCCGGCAGCCGGATCATCATGGAGAAGCCGTTCGGTGTCGACCTGGCCTCGGCCCAGCGGCTCAACGCCGAGCTGCACAAGACCTTCGACGAGTCGCAGATCTACCGGATCGACCACTTCCTCGGCAAGGAGGCGGCCCAGAACATCCTCGCCTTCCGGTTCGCCAACGGCCTCTTCGAGCCGATCTGGCACCGCAACAACATCGACCACGTCCAGATCGACGTACCGGAGGAGCTCGGGCTCGAGCAGCGGGCGAACTTCTACGAGTCGACCGGCGCCTACCGCGACATGGTGGTCACCCACCTGTTCCAGGTGCTCGCGTTCACCGCGATGGAGCCGCCGACATCCCTGGACCCGTCGGCCATCAACGACGAGAAGAACAAGGTCTTCCGCTCGCTGCTGCCGATCGACCCGGCCAACGTCGTGCGCGGCCAGTACGAGGGCTACCGCGACATCGAGGGTGTCGCACCCGAGTCCGAGACCGAGACGTTCATCGCGCTCAAGTGCTACATCGACAACTGGCGCTGGGCCGGCGTCCCGTTCTACCTGCGCACCGGCAAGCGCCTGGCGGAGGGGGCGCGGATCATCTCGATCGCGTTCAAGGAGCCCCCGCGCTCGATGTTCCCCCACAACTCCGGTGTGGGCGACCACGGGCCCGACCACCTCACCTTCGACCTGGCCGACAAGGCGAAGATGTCGCTGTCGTTCTACGGCAAGCGCCCCGGTCCCGGGATGAAGCTCGACAAGCTCTCCATGCAGTTCGCGATGACCGACACCACCTGGGCGGGCTCGGTGCTCGAGGCCTACGAGCGCCTGATCTACGACGCCGCGCGCGGCGACCAGACCCTGTTCACCTCCGCGGCCGGCATCGAGCGGCTGTGGGAGGTCTCCGCGCCGCTGCTCGACAACCCGCCGGTGGTCCGGCCCTACCGCCAGGGCAGCTGGGGGCCGAACCAGATCCACCAGCTCATCGCGCCCTACGCGTGGCGGCTGCCGTTCGAGCGTCAGTGGCGCAACCCCAACGCGATGGGTGGCTGA
- a CDS encoding TetR family transcriptional regulator: protein MRYRRTDVVERAIEVLDAHGLDALSMRRLATDLGVQPGALYHHFTNKDALLAAIADEILRRGSRPAEIAAWDAEVQLLCVGLRDAMRRHRDGAVLIAHVNRSDAEALERPLRAALERAGADDDLARVGARTLVRFVLSHEDDDPADFSLGLGLVLGGLRTRLD, encoded by the coding sequence GTGCGGTACCGCAGGACGGACGTGGTCGAGCGCGCGATCGAGGTGCTCGACGCCCATGGGCTCGACGCGCTGTCGATGCGCCGCCTCGCGACCGACCTGGGCGTCCAGCCGGGAGCGCTGTACCACCACTTCACCAACAAGGACGCCCTGCTCGCCGCGATCGCCGACGAGATCCTGCGCCGCGGCAGCCGGCCCGCCGAGATCGCGGCCTGGGACGCCGAGGTGCAGCTGCTGTGCGTGGGCCTGCGCGACGCGATGCGCCGCCACCGCGACGGCGCCGTGCTCATCGCCCACGTCAACCGGTCCGATGCGGAGGCGCTGGAGCGCCCCCTGCGGGCCGCGCTCGAGCGGGCCGGGGCCGACGACGACCTGGCCCGGGTGGGGGCGCGCACGCTCGTCCGGTTCGTGCTCTCGCACGAGGACGACGACCCGGCGGACTTCAGCCTGGGGCTCGGGCTGGTGCTCGGCGGGCTGCGCACGCGCCTCGACTGA
- a CDS encoding biotin transporter BioY, with amino-acid sequence MTRRTPTTDVALIAGFAALIAVCAILPDIKTGIGIPYSLQTFGVLLTGAVLGPVRGFLSVLLYLVAGLVLPIYSGGASGISHYSGVTAGYLVAFPLAAALCGYLVYRNHRNATQFTLVFTCGLLSSFAIVHTLGPLNLAWRADLSLKEAFSFDAAYFPGDIAKNVVMALIATAVHRAFPDLAARRSVATTTDEPAAQSA; translated from the coding sequence ATGACCCGCCGTACTCCCACCACCGACGTCGCCCTGATCGCCGGTTTCGCCGCGCTCATCGCGGTCTGCGCCATCCTTCCCGACATCAAGACCGGGATCGGGATCCCCTACTCGCTGCAGACCTTCGGCGTGCTGCTGACCGGCGCCGTGCTCGGGCCCGTGCGCGGCTTCCTGAGCGTGCTGCTCTACCTGGTCGCGGGCCTGGTGCTGCCGATCTACTCCGGCGGCGCGTCCGGCATCTCGCACTACAGCGGGGTGACCGCCGGCTACCTCGTCGCCTTCCCGCTCGCCGCGGCGCTGTGCGGCTACCTGGTCTACCGCAACCACCGCAACGCCACGCAGTTCACCCTCGTGTTCACCTGCGGCCTGCTGAGCAGCTTCGCCATCGTGCACACCCTCGGGCCGCTCAACCTGGCCTGGCGCGCGGACCTCAGCCTCAAGGAGGCGTTCAGCTTCGACGCCGCCTACTTCCCCGGCGACATCGCCAAGAACGTCGTGATGGCGCTCATCGCGACGGCCGTGCACCGGGCGTTCCCCGACCTCGCCGCGCGTCGCTCCGTCGCGACCACCACGGACGAGCCGGCCGCGCAGTCCGCGTGA
- a CDS encoding energy-coupling factor ABC transporter ATP-binding protein, with product MSRIELDRVVVRAATPGGPAPEVTVLRETTLDLTEQRIALVGPNGSGKSTLARLVNGLVEPTTGRVVLDGLDVAKKGREVRRRVGFVFTDPSAQLVMPTVVEDVALSLRHQVRGREERTAAARAVLASYGLEELADRSVHTLSGGQRQLLALAGVLATEPAVLVADEPTTLLDLRNARMIGDLLLGLPQQLVLATHDLDLALRCDRALLVDDGAVVADGAPAEVVAHYRATAG from the coding sequence GTGAGCCGGATCGAGCTCGACCGGGTCGTCGTCCGCGCGGCGACGCCCGGCGGGCCGGCCCCCGAGGTCACCGTCCTGCGCGAGACGACCCTCGACCTGACCGAGCAGCGGATCGCCCTGGTCGGCCCCAACGGGTCGGGCAAGTCGACCCTCGCGCGCCTCGTCAACGGACTGGTCGAGCCCACCACGGGCCGGGTCGTCCTCGACGGGCTCGACGTCGCCAAGAAGGGCCGCGAGGTACGCCGCAGGGTCGGCTTCGTCTTCACCGACCCGAGCGCCCAGCTCGTGATGCCCACGGTCGTCGAGGACGTCGCCCTGTCCCTGCGCCACCAGGTGCGCGGCCGCGAGGAGCGGACCGCCGCGGCGCGCGCGGTGCTGGCGTCGTACGGGCTGGAGGAGCTGGCCGACCGCAGCGTGCACACGCTGTCCGGCGGCCAGCGCCAGCTGCTCGCGCTGGCCGGCGTGCTCGCCACCGAGCCCGCGGTGCTCGTCGCCGACGAGCCGACGACCCTGCTCGACCTGCGCAACGCGCGGATGATCGGCGACCTGCTCCTGGGGCTCCCCCAGCAGCTCGTCCTGGCCACCCACGACCTCGACCTCGCGCTCCGCTGCGACCGGGCGCTGCTCGTCGACGACGGCGCGGTCGTCGCCGACGGCGCCCCTGCCGAGGTGGTCGCGCACTACCGGGCGACGGCCGGCTAG
- a CDS encoding energy-coupling factor transporter transmembrane component T family protein has product MSASPLGDYQPGTSVFHRLPVGAKLLGLLVLSVVAVTFRGVPTTIGLLVLAALGCVVAGVRLGRAARALRGVLVAMTLLAAYQTWQRGAEHAFVVVGALIALLLLATVFTTTTSVERMVDAITRWLGPWRRFGVNPELVALAFSLMIRGIPLTLAIAGETRDAARARGLERNPRAYLTPLVIRVVAHARATGDALHARGLGDD; this is encoded by the coding sequence ATGAGCGCCAGCCCGCTCGGCGACTACCAGCCGGGGACCTCCGTCTTCCACCGGCTTCCCGTCGGCGCCAAGCTGCTCGGCCTGCTGGTGCTGAGCGTGGTCGCGGTGACCTTCCGCGGGGTGCCCACGACGATCGGGCTGCTGGTGCTCGCGGCCCTCGGCTGCGTCGTCGCCGGCGTCCGCCTGGGCCGCGCGGCCCGGGCGCTGCGCGGGGTGCTCGTCGCGATGACCCTCCTGGCGGCGTACCAGACCTGGCAGCGGGGCGCCGAGCACGCGTTCGTCGTGGTCGGCGCGCTGATCGCGCTGCTGCTGCTGGCGACGGTCTTCACCACGACCACCTCGGTCGAGCGGATGGTCGACGCGATCACCCGCTGGCTCGGACCGTGGCGCCGCTTCGGGGTCAACCCCGAGCTCGTCGCGCTCGCGTTCTCCCTGATGATCCGCGGCATCCCGCTCACCCTCGCCATCGCCGGCGAGACCCGGGACGCCGCCCGCGCGCGGGGCCTCGAGCGCAACCCGCGCGCCTACCTCACGCCCCTCGTGATCCGTGTGGTCGCGCACGCCCGGGCCACCGGCGACGCCCTGCACGCGCGTGGTCTCGGCGACGACTGA
- a CDS encoding sigma-70 region 4 domain-containing protein — MLLLVEWERLTPAELAVALGVRAGTARVRLHRARRALAADPALRALHPDEGVALAGGGESGVAPLS, encoded by the coding sequence GTGCTGCTGCTCGTCGAGTGGGAGCGGCTGACCCCGGCCGAGCTGGCGGTGGCGCTCGGCGTACGAGCCGGTACGGCGCGGGTCCGGCTGCACCGCGCCCGGCGGGCGCTGGCGGCCGATCCGGCGCTGCGCGCGCTGCACCCGGACGAGGGCGTGGCGCTGGCCGGCGGTGGCGAGAGCGGCGTCGCGCCGCTATCCTGA
- the bioB gene encoding biotin synthase BioB, translated as MSAQFDQLASRILDGGAASEADALAVLRAPDADLVGLVAAAGRLRREHFGNTVKVNYLVNLKSGLCPENCNYCSQALGSDAPILKYSWLSKDETLQQAGAGLRGGATRVCMVSSGRGPSNRDIEKVAEMTEALKDEYPEVEVCACLGLLKDGQAERLKEAGVDAYNHNINTAESHHDTIVQTHTYDDRVDTIGKAKSAGLSPCSGLIAGLGETDEQLVEALFALKALESDSIPVNFLMPFDGTPFENTWELSPTRCLKILAMARFVCPDKEVRIAGGREMHLRSLQALALHVANSIFLGDYLTSEGQEAKADIEMIRDNGFVILGAEDALAATSDGVEHDPTIRRRGAGTEVAANA; from the coding sequence ATGAGCGCGCAGTTCGACCAGCTGGCCAGCCGGATCCTCGACGGCGGAGCCGCCTCCGAGGCCGACGCCCTCGCCGTTCTCCGGGCCCCCGACGCCGACCTCGTGGGCCTCGTCGCCGCCGCCGGCCGGCTGCGCCGCGAGCACTTCGGCAACACGGTCAAGGTCAACTACCTGGTCAACCTCAAGTCCGGCCTGTGCCCCGAGAACTGCAACTACTGCTCCCAGGCGCTCGGCTCGGACGCGCCGATCCTCAAGTACTCCTGGCTCTCCAAGGACGAGACCCTCCAGCAGGCCGGCGCCGGCCTGCGCGGCGGCGCGACCCGGGTGTGCATGGTCTCCTCGGGGCGCGGGCCCTCCAACCGCGACATCGAGAAGGTCGCCGAGATGACCGAGGCGCTCAAGGACGAGTACCCCGAGGTCGAGGTCTGCGCCTGTCTCGGCCTGCTCAAGGACGGCCAGGCCGAGCGCCTCAAGGAGGCCGGGGTCGACGCCTACAACCACAACATCAACACCGCCGAGTCGCACCACGACACGATCGTCCAGACCCACACGTACGACGACCGGGTCGACACGATCGGCAAGGCCAAGTCCGCCGGGCTCTCCCCCTGCTCGGGCCTGATCGCCGGGCTCGGCGAGACCGACGAGCAGCTCGTCGAGGCGCTGTTCGCGCTCAAGGCCCTCGAGTCCGACTCGATCCCGGTCAACTTCCTCATGCCCTTCGACGGCACGCCGTTCGAGAACACCTGGGAGCTCTCCCCCACGCGCTGCCTCAAGATCCTCGCGATGGCACGCTTCGTGTGCCCCGACAAGGAGGTCCGGATCGCCGGTGGCCGCGAGATGCACCTGCGCTCGCTCCAGGCCCTCGCGCTGCACGTCGCCAACTCGATCTTCCTCGGCGACTACCTCACCTCCGAGGGCCAGGAGGCCAAGGCCGACATCGAGATGATCCGCGACAACGGCTTCGTCATCCTCGGCGCCGAGGACGCGCTCGCCGCGACCTCCGACGGGGTCGAGCACGACCCGACCATCCGGCGCCGTGGCGCGGGCACCGAGGTCGCGGCGAACGCCTGA